A segment of the Manis javanica isolate MJ-LG chromosome 10, MJ_LKY, whole genome shotgun sequence genome:
GTAAACACAGCACAGGAAAATCCAGTTGTCTCTAGGAATTTTGTGTCTGAACAGGAAAGTTGCAGCAGGGGAAATAATCACAGATAAAATGGTCAATAATATTAGACCTACATGAGCTGAGTACAGTAACAAGGTTCAAGAGCAACATGAGTGCAGGGAATATGATTAAGAATGAGAGTAGCCAtgaagagaagacaaggagtgtgCAGGGTCTACAGTTCATGCTGGTCCTGTAgtgcaggggtttgcagatggcaaTATAATGGTCAGAGGACATGGCAGCCGGAAGGTAAAATTCAATGactctgaagaaaagaaaaaagaaaaaaagttgatcAATGCAATCACTGAATCTACCGACAGTTGTGAATGAAGCCTCTACTAATGAGAAATTTCTGAGGAAGAAGTActtgggggtgtggaggtgggagtcCATCTGGGAGAGGGTGATAACGGTCACTTTCCCATCATCCCAAGTGATGCTCATGTAGGTGATGgacaggaagacaaagatcacCACCTGAAGCTTGGGGTGTTTGGAAGAATTCTCCTGGTTGGGTATCTAGGGAAGCTGCtctctgttttggaaggttattaaacATTAATTGAATTATTAATAGATATAGTCCCatgcatattattttctcttgtgtGAGTTTTGACAAAATATTACTTCTAAGGACTCATCTAGGTTGTTAAATTTGTGGTCATAGAAACATTCATAATTAACTATTATTTAATGTCTATGTCCTATGCTAGAAACTTAGATGATTAACtatagatatttctttttttctaatagatGCAGTcaaagctataaatttccttctaggCACTGCTTCCactgtatcccacaaattttaataAGTTCTTTCATTTCActcatttcaaaaattttaaaattctcttgagatttattttttgatGTGTTATTTAAATCTCTACATAATTTAGGATTTTTCAGTTTATATTCATTGATTCCTAGTTTAATAACATTTTGAATGAtttatattcttcaaaaatttttaagtgtgttttACGGCCTAGAACATGTTCTAGGTTGGTGatcttgagaagaatatgtacaTTGGTATTGTTGGTTGATGTATTCTACTGATGTCTCAATTGATGTTGATTGTTAAATTCAGCTATGTCTTCTCTGATTTTATGATTGTTATGTCTGTCCATTTTGGACATACCTTGAACTTTCAACTACGATAGtatattcattttttctctttgcaattCTGTTATTTCTTCCTCACATTATTTGGCACTCTGCTGGTAGGCacatacattattattttaaaattacactgATATGCTTGCTAATGTTAAATGGACAAAACAaaccccactttgtcatggtattctatcctttttatgtattattgGATTGACTTGTTGATATGTTCCTTTAGAATTTCTGTATCTGTTATGCATAAGCTATGTTATTTCTGTATTGTAGTGATTGTTCAGCTTTCCTCAATAGAAAGGAGAGTTGAAAGCCTTTCAGGGTATTTCAGGCTTTCTGGTGGATGTTCCCTAAGAAAAAGTTGTACTTCTATTTAAAAAGTTGTGCTCCTTTTTCAAGACCAAATTGAAAAAATACAGCAATACTAAGCTAACTGGGAATTCAGAATTCAGAGGCCAATGACAGTGGTTTCCATTAGACATAACGTGAGGTGATAATGTCACAGAGTGACTGAAATAAAGAGAAGGCAGGTGATGTAATTTTAACCTGCCTGCAAGCAGGAAGCAGTAAGGATGGGGAAGTCTTAGTTTAGAAAGTGCTCAGTCTTTATAACGAGTTACAGAAATCCTCTATGCTGAAAAACTAGTAGATgacatttaaaagtatataaataaaacatttcagaaaatacagTGACCAAAAGTTCATTTAACttattcagtcttttttaaacaaattcctTCAGGATGACACAGAATCCAAactaaaagaatattgagagagttTCAGGTTTTGGTTTTCTTAGATTGCCTCATTATGttacatgcatttttttcattttcaatgctcttaaaattttttaaagttagataCTGCACCAGGAACATTGGAACATTTTCCTCAAAAtggaaaatgtatgtatataaatgatCAAGGGATAATGTAATCAATTGTTTCAATAACCATTATTCCTGAAATCATATTTATGACTCAAATATCCTTTTAAGATCTAGCTCATTAACAGATTATACAAAAACCTACAAAACTTTCCAGTCCATCACAGGCTATATCGACTGTTCTTCCTGGCTATGTTCTATTTTGCTCTTCTAGGTGGCATTTTCCaaacatattttcttcaaatcagggacaaacttaaaataaaaaggatatgGAAATTAAATTGAAGCCTAATTCACAGACATTTCTGCAAAAATATCACGTAACATAGTGTtccaatgaaaaattattttattatatgtaatattttaaaattctggtcaTGACACGGAAATTGAATCCCTGAATTTCCAGACTATGGCAAGAATTAAAACATCCTAAAGAAAAGGTTTAGTTTACCCTACtattttggtttcactggtaGGAAGtatagttatatatgtatattagatacaaatggaaagaataaatacattgaattaacattgttttccttatttaacaATCATTTACAAGCAGTTTCCAGGTAGCTTCAGAAGTATTCAAGGTATTAAAGAGTGCTTTTTGAGTATGGCAACACCTAATAAGTATTGTAtgtcattattaatttttaaaataaaccagtaagaaaacacaatttttaatcTACAAGTGAAATACTTCTAAATGTTAACAATGTActaacagaaaacagaaatctaGATTCTATGGAATGTACTTCAAAACAACTATCTTAATTTTAATAGACACTTTATAACTTGAACATCAACACTAATTGCTAACCCAcacacaatttaatttttattaagtagaGTTAACACAAAAAGTGGTAGtattacaaaaaaatataaatgaatattagTTTTAAGTAAGTTGTAATTAAGTGCAAATaaagaatgataaaaagtttACATTGCATGCTgcattcaatatattttaattaaatatatttatattctagaCTAACTAGATTTCAATTATAAAAGTGAGAAATTGAAGAACTTAGCTCAGTGTTTCCAGATATCAACAGGAAATGATGTAAAGTGGAAATCATCTATAATGaagtttataaagaaaacaaacttcTTGGAGACCaagctttttgaaaataaagcttgAAATGAGATAAAGATAAACATCAAAGGAAGGAAATCAAAATAAAGGAGGAAACGATTGGATACACTGGTATTGCCAGggtccttttgtttgttttttaagtgtgCTGCAAAAGGATAGTCATTTGTTTGGGAGAGAAACAACCCTGTGAACCATATTCATGAAGGATTTTTTTACCTGTTGGTTCCGTAAGGTGTAGATGAAAGGGTTCAAAAGTGGTGCAACAGAGGTATTGAGAACCGAAATTCCCTTGGAAAAAGATAATCTTTCTTTCACTGATGGTTTAACATACATGAAGATGCAGCTGCCATAAGAAAGGGAGATCACAATCATGTGAGAAGAACAAGTTGAAAACGCTTTTTTCCTCTGATTAGCTGAAGGGATTTTTAGAATTGTTATCGCAATATACGTATATGATATTATCACCATTGCCAAGGTGACCACGAGCGTCATCACAGCAGAAATGAATCCCATCGTCTCGATGAGCTTTGTGTCTGAGCAGGATATCTGCAGGAGGGGAGTTGTGTCACAGTAGAAATGATCAACAATGTTGGAGTCACAGAAATCAAGGTTTAGGCCCAAGAGGAGAGGTATAAAGATGGTAAAGAACCCAGCAAGCCAACAACAGGAGACAAGCTGTGTGCAGATTTTAGTGCTCACGATGGCTGTGTAACGCAGGGGCTTACAGATGGcaacgtagcggtcataggacatggctgCCAGCAGGTAAAATTCAGATGCTCCGAGAAGGAAGGCAAAAAACACCTGAGCAACACAATTGTTATAGGATATGGTTTTGTCCCCGGTTGCCATCATCACCAGCAATTTGGGGATGCATGTAGTGGTATAGGAAAtttctaggaaagaaaaattccgaaggaagaagtacatgggggtctTGAGGTGAGGATCCAGCAGGGTGAGTGTGATGATGATCAGATTGCCGGTGATGCTGAGCAGGTAGGTGAGCAGCAGGAAGGTAAACAACACCACCTCCAGCTGTGGATCATCAGTCAGACCCGCTAGGATGAACACTGTCACTCTCGTGTGGTTCCCCATTACTGTCCTCTACTTGGCCAGgtctaaatggaaaaagaagaaaaagaaaatgaggtttCCAATGAGCAAGAAACAGTGGTAACTAGTGGTGAAGGTCATGTTTCAGCTGGAGTGACACAAGGCTCATTCACGTTCCAAAGATGGTCACGGCAGGAAGAACAGTAGTTTGCCTTCCAGGGTATCTGGACAGAGAGTTCAATCTTTAGTTTGCAAATCTACTAAAGGATAACCTAAATGATGACAGCAACTGTTCATTGTTTTTATGTGAATAATTTATAAACAGGTTAGAGGGACTATTCAAAACCTAGAATGAAAGTTTTTTCTCTCTCAGACTTATGCAAGACTTTAGGATGTATGCTATTTCTGTTTAATATAAGAAGTTTGCATATGAGGAGCAAGTCAGTACGTGTTATTATTAGTGTTTCAGCCCATGTTgcatttctctctgtctctcacacacacacaaacatgtttCCTGAACGTCTGTTATGATCACTACCCTACCTACCTTGCACCGTGAGAAAATCAGTAGCCACAATgctaatttccattttcctacgCATGTTGTGCATTTGAGCATAGATCTGTGAAAATCAACTGAAGAATGAGGGGAAAAGTATAAAAGcagatagaaatataaaaatatgtattcaggACATTGTATCAAGTATGAGAggtcaaagaaaagaaagatcaaaACAAAGCTTACAGAAACCTAGAGAGGTAAGAAAGGTTTTTTAGAGATAGGAGAGTGAGTTTGGTgaaaaattctaaagaatattaaaaataagttaataagcaagtaaaattttgaaaaattaaaaagacagaaattagCAATATATATGTCATTTAgtaagttaatatttgtaaaaaaaattatacaaacaaaaatttaccaatcatatttctctgcatgtacttcttttctttttgattattttatcttattatttttattaagcaaaGACTGTAATGATGAATAATGTTGAGATCAGCATGGCATAGAAGAGATGAGGAATGAGTTTTGGTAATTATTAAACACATAGTGAATCTCAGAATAGTGGTGACATGAATTTCAGGAGGCATACTTTTCCCTAAGATAGTATATTTAAATGTCCAGCTAACacataattaagaaaatgttaataatagaaAACTATTCTGAACATCAGGCATATATTAAGACAGTTATGTTGTTTAGTTCTGCACAGGTAGTAAATGGAAATTCAGGAATAGTTTGAAAGAGTGTGTTTTCCAAAGTTGTCCTTTCAAAAactttttttggtaaataatTATAGGACAGATATtagtgtatttctttaaaaaaattaatagtatCCCTAAAGAAAATTATCTTCTTCATCATCAAACAcacaaaaagtttaaattttagtGGTGGACCCTAGATAACACAATGTTTTCTGTCTTGATAATATCAAGGTAATTGTTTCCAACCTCTAAAGCATgcattatttttgaaaaggcacatacataaattaaaataaacatataaaataaaataaaagttttttcctttaatatctaGAGGATTTTATAGGAGGATACTAAGATACAAAAAATGAGACCTTCTCTCAAAGTTATATTAATCGTGTATGCAGTTTGGGTGAAAAGAGATGACTaacatttttccctttacatTCACACTTCTTTTACATTCACATAACTGAAGCAATTATTATATATCTTCCCTCATTTACATGGCAATATTGCAGGAATGCACATATCTAATATACCTAATTAGAACTGTTCCATGTCAAATACACCAACTCTTACCAAAACAGaatgtaaaaaattaacaaaggtcACATTAGCAAACCATTAGAAGGCAGGCCTGTGAATGCAATACGCTTAGTTGTATTAGTTTTTGTGACTATCAGATAAATTTTCCCTAATCTCTACCATTTTCCCTAAATCAAAATTTAAAGGGTGAAAAAAGATAATATTAAATGTATAATgctgaaattagaaaaaatgcGCTAAAATATATCTTGCAGGAAATGGTCTTTAAATTTTAGATATGccaattcttttcatattttgaggCCTAAAACAGTTTGCcaaaaacacttaaaaactcAAATACCATTTTTAAGAAGATGTAATATGCACAGATTTTTTTCGACAAAATTTAACTCCTCTGCTTCCACATTGCGCTGCTTCGTCATCCAGCTGTAGAGAGCACACGGGCATTCCATCCTCCCTGGAGGATCTCAGGCTAACTGCAATCTATGCctgtttttctttgcataaatggTAACTTCGTAaacattttgttgttcttttttcagattttagaCTCCTGTATTAAATATTCCCATTACTACCATTTACTTattcatgtaataaatatttttctaagggTTATTTGCAGTGCTATATAAATTAACTGGCACTAATCTCATGGGGTGTTTATGCTTTTTGAACTCCGAAGGGGAACATCTAATGATTATGATGAAGTCTCAGTAGGATATGAGATGCAAGAACACTATTCCCAAGGGATCAAATATTTATATGTGTCCAAAGGTTTTTCATAggcactaaatattttttaaaataactatggaAAAAGAAGACACTGATTTAAACTCTCCAGATATTTCAGTAGAGATTTCCCTAATATATGCTTGCTTTCCCATACTGAGGTTTTGCAATACTATATATACACACGAGGATTTggaaacaaaatagaattaaTTTAATTGGAAATAAAAGTAACAATATAAACTGGAGAATTTAGCCTGTCATAGAAAAAATTGAACCTCAGGCTAAATACACCATGATTAATTCTCCAGATACAACTAGAATCTCTTGTCCTTTATGCCATTTGATTTCTATTCTGAAAGTCATCTTTTCTCCCAATAGTCTTTGTGATGTTATCTAGAGGATTttaaagtagatcttaaaaatttcagaatttcaaagcgttttccatttcttctatattaATAGATTATTAACCTATGTCTATAATTAGCCTTCCTTGCAATTTATTGTAGCCATGTAGCTGACTTCTGTTCGAAACTGTAAATAGAGATAATGTGCAATTTCTGTTAGGGGGTTGAGCTTGTCCTCcccagttcttgtccccaccacaacaaagcactgaagggcagagacacagttgtgaagcagagtgaaagcttaatttgaatacattccatgtgaggagtgggccagagtcaaggtaaacaaaggtttacttgaataaaccagagaggaagggaaaacagagggaggaaagggaagctcattgaactcccaCTTGGCATAGGGCATAAACCCCTGCCAACTCCTATAGCTGGTCATCTGGCACCCAGTGTCCGCTTGAATCTGCATTGCATGGGACCTgagtccccaccaccccaggatttgggggagctgaaGAGCACTTGGTGGAGTGAGATTAtcttctgagaactttccaaaggaaaagaaaggagattttcaggcaggatACTAAGGAGCAGGATGGTATAGTGGCATCTGCACCCAGGTCAGCCAGGAGATGGGTACTTGCAAGCCaggagctctcagtagccccttcCCAACTATCTGGATtggaacagagagagtgacacattCCAAGAAAGGCGACTGTGGGAAACCTCACagaggaggtgtgcttaaggATTTAGGGTCTGGAGTTTTATAGGGcattttgggtaagggtcagcataaggcatgatgtacacaggtgattcataattcctctgaagttttgtcttaacacagggttatttaggtgactgtgtggGTCTGGTTTCCATCATTCTTTGCATAGGTTTTTTATACTTGCAAGGTctttctcctgccctggttacaaagttacttgattcaggggcaggaagaagaggaaaaaacagcatataggttcaATTAAAGAACATGCTGGGCTTCTTTGCAGGGTAAGTAGCTATCACAATGGCATTATCTAAtcggtacaatgaagacatgggctgtgctcagatgcTGTTCTTCCTCTGGGGAATGTCCAGACATTCTAAGTTACTactggcctttggaacttcaactaattaactcattaactcagtgagtcttttctggttttctacttttatctggttaactctttgagtcccttttaatGGGCTTAACTGTCCTTATTCTCGGTCCACCCTGCTTATGTCTCTGTTTCTGCCTAACATTTCCAGGGGGTAATTACTTGCTAAATAGGGCttgctctcctttccttctttactcGCCCACCATTGCAGGGAAGACAGGTGGCAAGCCCCTGGGAGCCATGAGTATGAGCAATCACCCTGGGGATGGGGAATCGGTAAGAGGAAACACACCCAGCTTCTGGACACCATCGCAGGCCACACCAGATCAGAGGCACAATGACTTCATGGAAGAGTTTCAACATACCAGcatgaatatttaaataagacaaaaatatttttcttgttgttgtttaaCCTTTGGgatacttgtttttctcactTTCTACCAAACCTTTGTTATTATCAAAAACTAGTTTCCTAGGACTGATATTTcatgtttaatttctttactgtgtCCTATTGTGAAGAACATATGTTCATACCTCTTTTTCTAAGAATACTTCTggatatttttcctaattttccaGTTCAAGAACCCCTGTTTTCCACTTCCAAATATTGGATCAGTGTTTTCCTGAACATCAATACTAATcatttaaaatcatatatttgtGAGATCCTGAATGAAAATAtcatttccaattatttttcAGACCGTGTGATAAATATATGTAGATGTCCTTGGGCCTCTTCCTATTTCAGTCCTTTTCATGATTTTGGTCATTTGAGCCTCTCTCTGGTACTCATGTGAATTTCTGTTGGATATTTAAAACTAGGCAAATGTTAAACGCCCTGGATGATGATTTGTTCTGACAAATAGGATTTAATTTACTGTGGCACACAGGTAAAGGCACACAACCTTGACAAAAGCATGTAATGAGATTGTTCAAATATGATCCAGACTTTTCATGAAATGATGAATTCACCGTGCTTATTGTTAGGGTTTAAATTTTCAGTGGTCTCCACTAAAAGCCTAGGTATTTATCTATGCTCTTCCACTTGAAGCAAACCATAGCTTCAAGTTGTTGTCCTCAGAGGCAAGGAGATTTCACGAATGTCCTCTTAGATTCTCAGCTTCTTCATCAGGCAGATGCTACTTTGTACTGGTGGCCTCAGTTTTCCATTGCTTTTTTACTAAGGATTTATCAAATGAGTTTAGGGAAGTAACATTGCAAAATGACAGGCTCTTTAGTCATCCATTCCCTTTTAGAGGTTTGTCTGTCTCTGAGAAATGTCCTGGTTACATTGATAGATGTATTCGTAGAACTCAGATTGTTCTCTCCAACCCCACGTGAGAGGGGAAAGCAGTGGTCCACCATTTTCTGCTGGGGCATTTTCCATGCTCTGCATACAAAAGAGCGAGAGACTTGAAGAGAAAACTTAAAGAATGTGGGGATCCACTCAGTAAGTacccttctctccttttccctggcTTCTCAAGTCCTAAGTGCTATTTTGCTCTAATCACACATGTAGTTTGTGTTTTAGGGGGCGGGTTGTTTTTCAACTCTTTTATTTGGGAAAGATTGACCCAGTTTCTGTGAATGTACAAATCTCATATTATCAGTATCCTATTGTCAAAATAAATGATACAACAAAAAGGAAGCATTGCTACATTACTATTAACTAGAGACCTAAATTTATTTCTATCTCAATAGTGTTctcactattttctttttttttttttacagcatcTAATCCAGGATACTACATTGCATTTACTCATGCAGTCTCCATAGTGTTGCCTGGACTTTGCTCTTCAGTCTTTTCTTGTTCATATACTTGTTAGTTTTGAGGAGACATGTCAAGCAATGTAAAAAATGCTCCTCAGTTtggatttccctctttttttattaaggattaGTGGGTTAGTGTTTGGTATTTAGGGAAAGAATACAAGAATGGAGAAGTGCTTCTCATTTCATCATATCAGAGGGTAAATGACATCAATGTGACTTATCACTTGTTAATATTTTCCCTGACAACATAATATATAGTTTTCCCGTAAAAACACAACACTGTTTTTCCCGTCTATAATATCTTGTTGGAAGCAAGTCACTAAAACAGCCCACATGTAAGTAGGGGAGATGGTTTAATAAGGTCCACTTCCAGTAGGGTATCTACCTGCCTGACTGTGtacatatctgtctttctgtctgtctgtctatctatcatctatctatctatctatctacagtTCCTTCTCCCACACTTATTTGTATCATTGTGAACTCATGACAAATTTTTGCAATTTTCCTTGAGACTTCCTCCctaacagtatattttaaagactatttcctaacataaatatttaaatattttaaaacccttTTGTCATTTGCCCACTGGTTTAgaacatatatttcaaaatgatctttGCCTACCTCAAAAAATTTATATGACTGCCCCTCAAGTGTAAGCAATTTATGATCATATATCCCTAAATCATTCCATTCATCTCTTGTATTTTTGCCATTAATTTCATTAAAGATACAAAACATATTTACCATCATTGTTTCAGTCACTTAAATGTTATAGAGATTAATATTAGAAAACAGTTTATATTTTACCTTCCTTTGCTCCATTTTGAAGCTCTTCATTCTTTGAGAAATTCAATTTTTTGATGTGTCATTTTGATTTTGCTGGAAGGAAATTCTTTAACATCTCTTGTAATGTAGGTTTGCTGGCAATATGTTCCTGGTGTTTTACTTTATCTAAGAAAAAtctcatttcacttccatttttgtACTTACAATTATAGGTGGTCACTCAATTGTCTTTCTGCTTATAATGCTTCTAAACAGAAGTCAAGTATAACTGTTATTCTTTCTGCTATGTAGGGAATATGTATTTTCCCCTGATTGCCTTAAAGTGTTTCTTTTTGCTTCGGTTTTTCACTACTTTGTAAatggatatttttattgtttttttattattattttatgcttGTGTTCGCTAAGCTTCTTCAATCTACTCTTTCAGATTTGTCAgcaattttgaaacattttagccattttatacacagacacatacacctACAATTTAGAATAAGAAGTGCTCCATCATTAGGAAGAGAGAAGTGACAATAAAGACTGTAATGAAGAAGGGTTCACATGGAGTCTTAGAGCTCTGGGGATTCTAATATTAAGGAATCAGTCACAAGAGAAACCAGCAAAAAAATACCCAGAACAGTCAGAGAAAACCACATAATAATATGTCATCTAACCAGggcaaataaattatataaataaaaggtaGTGGTCAATTGTGCTAAGTAGTATTGAGATTCATTTCAATGACAATAAAAACATGACTCCAGAATTTGGAAAGGTGGAGTTTGAAAGAGCAGAGCACGTGAACCGGTGGATTACAGAGCGAAGAAAAGAGGACTGAGGACGAAACGTGAAATGATAACATAGAGACGGTACTAACAGGCAAAGGCAGATAAAGCTGATGCTCTCCAAATTCAAATTACAAGTAAAGCAGGGAGACATTTATAGGAATagaatatttcaagtattttgaCTACAGTGGAAAACCTTCAGCTTTCAGTAAATAgtatcacaatgaggtatcacaataataaagtaaaaaagaaaacggCATCTGTCATTAAAAACTCCACATTATGACCAACTAATAATTAAGGAGTAGAGATTTATACAGCCTGAGTCAGCTATCTTTGGGAAAAAAGAAGCACTAGGTTTGGGAAATACAGTCTAAACCTAGGAAACTGCTGTAGAAATGTTCATAAAAAGACCTTCTTCTCTCTAGCAATTATCATGGGAgaattacctt
Coding sequences within it:
- the LOC108397625 gene encoding olfactory receptor 6C74-like isoform X2; translation: MGNHTRVTVFILAGLTDDPQLEVVLFTFLLLTYLLSITGNLIIITLTLLDPHLKTPMYFFLRNFSFLEISYTTTCIPKLLVMMATGDKTISYNNCVAQVFFAFLLGASEFYLLAAMSYDRYVAICKPLRYTAIVSTKICTQLVSCCWLAGFFTIFIPLLLGLNLDFCDSNIVDHFYCDTTPLLQISCSDTKLIETMGFISAVMTLVVTLAMVIISYTYIAITILKIPSANQRKKAFSTCSSHMIVISLSYGSCIFMYVKPSVKERLSFSKGISVLNTSVAPLLNPFIYTLRNQQSH
- the LOC108397625 gene encoding olfactory receptor 6C74-like isoform X1, encoding MGNHTRVTVFILAGLTDDPQLEVVLFTFLLLTYLLSITGNLIIITLTLLDPHLKTPMYFFLRNFSFLEISYTTTCIPKLLVMMATGDKTISYNNCVAQVFFAFLLGASEFYLLAAMSYDRYVAICKPLRYTAIVSTKICTQLVSCCWLAGFFTIFIPLLLGLNLDFCDSNIVDHFYCDTTPLLQISCSDTKLIETMGFISAVMTLVVTLAMVIISYTYIAITILKIPSANQRKKAFSTCSSHMIVISLSYGSCIFMYVKPSVKERLSFSKGISVLNTSVAPLLNPFIYTLRNQQVKKSFMNMVHRVVSLPNK